One window of the Salminus brasiliensis chromosome 1, fSalBra1.hap2, whole genome shotgun sequence genome contains the following:
- the LOC140537117 gene encoding testis-specific serine/threonine-protein kinase 6-like — protein sequence MATETVLRRMGYTVLRKIGEGNFGQVKLATSEKHPNMVAIKIIDSRRGSSTLVQKYLPRELAILKKVKHPHIVEVHNILKMNNGQVCIVMEAAISDLKREIKLRHHIPTGLAKTWFSQLVSAVVYLHKQDIVHRDLKCTNVLLTADYQVKLADFGLSRFSKGFPEMSETYCCTLFCAAPEVIRCQPYDPKKSDVWSLGVVLYQMVTGSVPFKEKRAHKLLRVQRKALQYPVGITVEEPCTTCCSTTLPLARL from the coding sequence ATGGCCACTGAGACAGTCCTGAGACGAATGGGCTACACGGTGCTGCGCAAAATAGGTGAAGGGAATTTTGGCCAGGTTAAACTGGCCACCTCTGAAAAGCACCCCAACATGGTGGCTATTAAAATAATAGACAGCAGGAGGGGGTCAAGTACTTTAGTTCAGAAATATCTGCCCCGGGAACTCGCCATTCTGAAAAAAGTGAAGCACCCTCACATTGTTGAGGTGCACAACATTCTTAAGATGAATAACGGACAGGTCTGTATCGTGATGGAAGCTGCTATAAGCGATCTCAAACGGGAGATCAAGCTGCGCCACCACATCCCCACTGGCCTGGCCAAAACCTGGTTCTCCCAGCTTGTCAGTGCTGTGGTCTACCTGCACAAGCAGGACATTGTGCATCGAGACCTCAAATGTACAAATGTTCTGCTGACAGCTGATTATCAAGTCAAGCTAGCAGACTTTGGTCTTTCACGCTTTTCAAAAGGCTTCCCAGAAATGAGTGAGACATATTGCTGCACTCTTTTCTGCGCTGCACCGGAGGTGATTAGGTGTCAGCCTTATGATCCAAAGAAAAGTGATGTGTGGAGCCTGGGAGTGGTTCTTTACCAAATGGTTACCGGGTCCGTGCCCTTTAAAGAAAAGCGTGCGCATAAATTGCTACGAGTCCAGCGTAAAGCCCTGCAGTATCCAGTTGGgatcacagtggaggagccctgtACTACATGCTGCAGTACGACCCTTCCACTCGCCCGTCTGTGA